The Arachis hypogaea cultivar Tifrunner chromosome 19, arahy.Tifrunner.gnm2.J5K5, whole genome shotgun sequence genome has a window encoding:
- the LOC112776961 gene encoding uncharacterized protein — protein MASRGRGREHNRGRGRRTNEVAIPVGSLTDIMTTITSVVAAIGVVAAATIRVMDGMEPQAGTGNDGDNEYEGGHNVLNTGVPVGYPEQVNTGQETGESSRRTEVARNRREPFTKKKGPITPKSQNFKKKRLVASHSQRRNNDRRNDNRSDPNLKGQTSAQPDDLRCSRCKKHHPSRLCRAGLGVCYKCGRPGHMSWNCSKRMPKCN, from the coding sequence ATGGCGTCTCGTGGGCGCGGTCGTGAGCATAATCGAGGTCGAGGACGGAGAACTAATGAGGTGGCCATACCGGTAGGTAGTTTGACCGATATCATGACCACAATAACGAGTGTTGTTGCTGCCATTGGAGTTGTTGCTGCTGCGACCATCCGAGTGATGGATGGGATGGAACCACAAGCTGGAACTGGCAATGATGGTGATAATGAATATGAAGGTGGACATAATGTTCTGAATACAGGGGTCCCAGTGGGTTATCCGGAGCAAGTTAACACGGGTCAGGAAACGGGAGAAAGCTCAAGGAGGACTGAGGTAGCAAGGAATCGACGGGAacccttcacaaagaaaaagggaCCTATTACACCTAAGAgccaaaatttcaaaaagaaaCGCCTTGTCGCTTCACATTCCCAGCGCCGGAACAATGACCGAAGGAACGATAACCGTTCGGATCCGAATTTAAAAGGGCAAACTAGTGCTCAACCGGATGACTTAAGGTGCTCAAGATGCAAGAAGCACCATCCAAGCAGACTGTGCAGAGCCGGAttaggcgtatgttacaagtgcgggagaCCAGGGCATATGTCTTGGAATTGTTCAAAGAGAATGCCGAAATGCAACTGA